A genomic region of Denticeps clupeoides chromosome 17, fDenClu1.1, whole genome shotgun sequence contains the following coding sequences:
- the LOC114766915 gene encoding UDP-glucuronosyltransferase 2C1-like isoform X1 — METPGCAGMISVRLFCFVLQGLLLFGFHHVQSGNVLIIPGEFSHWYHMRVIVEELVERKHSVTVLVSSSSTTVKYAEEKGFRFQFFSVPMEEHDIMVMWYNFIDAYVQYPNSSTLENASRMWKIMGTLKDYHSTLCESMLRNETVLDALRQSKFDLVLIDPYTPCGDLLADTLNVPFIVVMKLFFGYSLERICGQMPSTPSYIPTQPVNFSDKMNFQERVQNFLQYIIHTLTFLAQMNIYMKPFYSDVKGEPTVPCDVFGKAEIWLIRSSWDWDYPRPFPPNFVYIGGYHCKPAKPLPKEMEEFVQSSGNDGIVVFSLGSIFKNLTLEKRNTFASALGQIPQKVLWALSGEKPETLAPNTRIYDWIPQNDLLGHPKTKAFISHGGSNGIFEAIYHGVPIVGIPLFGDQSENILFMKFKGAAIMLDLFKMEAKDLVEALHTVTNDPLYKKNMMRISELHHDQPTKPLDRALFWIEFVMRNKGAKHLRVQAHNLTWYQYYCLDVAVFLLAVVGLFIFIMVKTCCFYIRKCCWRTRRKNKKE, encoded by the exons ATGGAGACGCCTGGCTGTGCAGGGATGATTTCCGTCCGACTATTTTGTTTCGTTTTGCAGGGTCTCCTGCTCTTTGGATTTCATCATGTACAAAGTGGAAATGTACTCATCATCCCGGGCGAGTTCAGCCACTGGTACCACATGCGTGTGAttgtggaggagctggtggaacGCAAGCATTCTGTAACAGTGTTGGTCAGCAGTTCTTCAACCACAGTGAAGTATGCAGAAGAGAAAGGCTTCAGATTTCAGTTCTTCAGCGTTCCTATGGAGGAGCATGACATCATGGTAATGTGGTACAACTTCATTGACGCATATGTGCAATATCCAAATTCCTCCACGCTGGAGAATGCCTCAAGAATGTGGAAAATTATGGGCACTTTGAAGGACTATCACAGTACCTTGTGTGAATCAATGCTTCGGAATGAGACAGTCCTGGACGCACTGAGACAGTCAAAGTTTGATTTGGTTCTGATTGACCCTTATACCCCATGTGGTGACCTGCTGGCAGACACTCTCAACGTACCTTTCATTGTGGTGATGAAACTGTTTTTTGGCTACAGCCTGGAGAGGATTTGTGGTCAAATGCCATCCACTCCATCCTACATCCCGACTCAGCCTGTGAACTTCAGTGACAAAATGAATTTTCAGGAGAGAGTGCAGAACTTCCTGCAGTACATCATCCATACACTCACATTTCTTGCACAGATGAACATATATATGAAACCATTCTACAGTGATGTTAAAG GAGAACCAACGGTGCCATGTGACGTATTTGGAAAAGCTGAGATTTGGCTTATCAGATCATCCTGGGACTGGGATTATCCTCGGCCTTTCCCTCCAAACTTTGTGTATATTGGTGGATATCACTGTAAACCAGCAAAGCCTCTTCCAAAG GAAATGGAGGAGTTTGTGCAGAGCTCTGGAAATGATGGCATTGTTGTCTTTTCACTTGGTTCTATCTTCAAAAATCTTACATTAGAGAAGAGAAACACATTTGCCTCAGCACTTGGGCAAATACCACAAAag GTCTTGTGGGCTCTCAGTGGTGAGAAACCAGAAACATTGGCCCCAAATACAAGAATTTATGACTGGATTCCTCAAAACGACTTGCTTG GACATCCAAAGACTAAAGCTTTCATTTCACATGGAGGATCTAATGGAATATTTGAAGCCATTTATCATGGAGTCCCAATAGTGGGTATACCTCTGTTTGGTGACCAgtctgaaaatatattattcatgaAGTTTAAAGGGGCTGCCATCATGCTGGACTTGTTCAAAATGGAGGCCAAGGACCTGGTGGAAGCcttgcacacagtgacaaatgATCCATT GTACAAAAAGAACATGATGAGGATATCAGAACTCCATCACGACCAGCCAACAAAACCTCTGGATCGGGCATTGTTCTGGATCGAGTTTGTCATGAGGAATAAAGGAGCCAAGCACCTGAGAGTACAGGCCCACAATCTCACCTGGTACCAGTACTACTGCCTGGACGTGGCAGTGTTTCTGCTGGCTGTGGTGGGACTTTTCATATTCATCATGGTGAAAACTTGCTGCTTCTACATCAGAAAGTGCTGCTGGAGGACCAGgaggaagaataaaaaagagTGA
- the LOC114766915 gene encoding UDP-glucuronosyltransferase 2C1-like isoform X2: MQKRKASDFSSSAFLWRSMTSCLERICGQMPSTPSYIPTQPVNFSDKMNFQERVQNFLQYIIHTLTFLAQMNIYMKPFYSDVKGEPTVPCDVFGKAEIWLIRSSWDWDYPRPFPPNFVYIGGYHCKPAKPLPKEMEEFVQSSGNDGIVVFSLGSIFKNLTLEKRNTFASALGQIPQKVLWALSGEKPETLAPNTRIYDWIPQNDLLGHPKTKAFISHGGSNGIFEAIYHGVPIVGIPLFGDQSENILFMKFKGAAIMLDLFKMEAKDLVEALHTVTNDPLYKKNMMRISELHHDQPTKPLDRALFWIEFVMRNKGAKHLRVQAHNLTWYQYYCLDVAVFLLAVVGLFIFIMVKTCCFYIRKCCWRTRRKNKKE; encoded by the exons ATGCAGAAGAGAAAGGCTTCAGATTTCAGTTCTTCAGCGTTCCTATGGAGGAGCATGACATCATG CCTGGAGAGGATTTGTGGTCAAATGCCATCCACTCCATCCTACATCCCGACTCAGCCTGTGAACTTCAGTGACAAAATGAATTTTCAGGAGAGAGTGCAGAACTTCCTGCAGTACATCATCCATACACTCACATTTCTTGCACAGATGAACATATATATGAAACCATTCTACAGTGATGTTAAAG GAGAACCAACGGTGCCATGTGACGTATTTGGAAAAGCTGAGATTTGGCTTATCAGATCATCCTGGGACTGGGATTATCCTCGGCCTTTCCCTCCAAACTTTGTGTATATTGGTGGATATCACTGTAAACCAGCAAAGCCTCTTCCAAAG GAAATGGAGGAGTTTGTGCAGAGCTCTGGAAATGATGGCATTGTTGTCTTTTCACTTGGTTCTATCTTCAAAAATCTTACATTAGAGAAGAGAAACACATTTGCCTCAGCACTTGGGCAAATACCACAAAag GTCTTGTGGGCTCTCAGTGGTGAGAAACCAGAAACATTGGCCCCAAATACAAGAATTTATGACTGGATTCCTCAAAACGACTTGCTTG GACATCCAAAGACTAAAGCTTTCATTTCACATGGAGGATCTAATGGAATATTTGAAGCCATTTATCATGGAGTCCCAATAGTGGGTATACCTCTGTTTGGTGACCAgtctgaaaatatattattcatgaAGTTTAAAGGGGCTGCCATCATGCTGGACTTGTTCAAAATGGAGGCCAAGGACCTGGTGGAAGCcttgcacacagtgacaaatgATCCATT GTACAAAAAGAACATGATGAGGATATCAGAACTCCATCACGACCAGCCAACAAAACCTCTGGATCGGGCATTGTTCTGGATCGAGTTTGTCATGAGGAATAAAGGAGCCAAGCACCTGAGAGTACAGGCCCACAATCTCACCTGGTACCAGTACTACTGCCTGGACGTGGCAGTGTTTCTGCTGGCTGTGGTGGGACTTTTCATATTCATCATGGTGAAAACTTGCTGCTTCTACATCAGAAAGTGCTGCTGGAGGACCAGgaggaagaataaaaaagagTGA
- the LOC114766568 gene encoding UDP-glucuronosyltransferase 2B17-like, translating to MTSVRPFCFILQGLLLVGFYQVESGNVLVIPGEFSHWHNMRVIVEELVQRNHSVTVLVSTASNTVKYAKEEGFRFQFFSVSREEHEFSAMWDEMTDIWVQYQNSTILHTVSRVIDLMKNVSAFEICEAMIKNETVMGTLRQSKFDVVLYDPFTPCGDLLADMLNVPLIVVMKMFFGYALERICGQMPSTPSYTPTHPVRFSDRMNFPERVQNFLQYVMLTTIFYTLGNVQLNPMYSEIKGEPVTLCDSIGKAEIWLMRSYWNWDYPRPFPPNFVFIGGYHCKPPKPLPKDMEDFVQSSGDDGIVIFSLGSIFKNQNLEMSNKFASALGKIPQKVLWALRGEKPETLAPNTRIYDWVPQKDLLGHPKTKAFISHGGSNGIFEAIYHGVPIVGIPLFGDQFENILFMKNKGAAVMLDFFKMEAEDLVEALDTVINDPSYKKNMMRMSELHHDQPTKPLDRALFWIEFVMRNKGAKHLRVQAHNLTWFQYYCLDVAVFLLAVVGLFIFLMVKTCCFCIRTCGRRTRRKNKTE from the exons ATGACTTCTGTTCGtccattttgtttcattttgcaggGTCTGTTGCTGGTTGGCTTTTATCAAGTTGAATCCGGGAATGTCCTTGTCATCCCAGGCGAGTTCAGCCACTGGCACAACATGCGTGTGAttgtggaggagctggtgcAACGCAACCATTCAGTAACTGTGTTGGTCAGCACTGCTTCAAACACGGTGAAGTACGCAAAAGAAGAAGGCTTCAGATTTCAGTTCTTCAGCGTGTCTCGTGAGGAGCATGAGTTCAGTGCAATGTGGGATGAGATGACAGACATCTGGGTGCAGTACCAAAATTCCACTATTCTGCACACTGTTTCAAGAGTGATTGacttaatgaaaaatgtgagcGCCTTTGAAATATGTGAAGCAATGATTAAAAACGAGACGGTCATGGGCACATTGCGACAGTCAAAGTTTGATGTTGTCCTGTACGATCCCTTTACCCCTTGTGGTGACCTGCTGGCGGACATGCTCAATGTGCCTTTAATCGTAGTCATGAAAATGTTCTTTGGATATGCTTTGGAGAGAATTTGTGGACAAATGCCATCCACTCCATCCTACACACCGACTCACCCCGTGCGCTTCAGTGACCGAATGAACTTTCCGGAGAGAGTGCAGAACTTCCTGCAGTACGTCATGCTTACGACCATATTTTATACTCTGGGTAATGTACAACTGAACCCCATGTACAGTGAAATTAAAG GAGAACCAGTCACATTATGTGACTCAATTGGAAAAGCTGAGATTTGGCTCATGAGATCATACTGGAACTGGGACTATCCTCGACCTTTCCCTCCAAACTTCGTGTTCATTGGTGGCTATCACTGTAAACCTCCCAAGCCTCTTCCAAAG GATATGGAGGACTTCGTACAGAGCTCTGGAGATGATGGAATTGTAATATTCTCACTGGGTTCCATCTTTAAAAATCAAAATTTGGAGATGAGTAACAAATTTGCCTCAGCACTTGGAAAAATTCCACAAAAG GTCTTGTGGGCTCTCAGGGGTGAGAAACCAGAAACTTTGGCCCCAAATACAAGAATTTATGACTGGGTTCCTCAAAAGGATTTACTAG GTCATCCAAAGACTAAAGCCTTCATTTCACATGGTGGATCTAATGGAATATTTGAAGCCATTTATCATGGGGTACCAATAGTGGGAATTCCTTTGTTTGGTGACCAGTTTGAAAACATATTATTCATGAAGAACAAAGGGGCTGCAGTCATGCTGGACTTCTTCAAAATGGAAGCCGAAGACTTGGTGGAAGCCCTAGACACAGTGATAAATGACCCATC GTACAAAAAGAACATGATGAGAATGTCAGAACTCCATCACGACCAGCCAACAAAACCTCTGGATCGGGCATTGTTCTGGATCGAGTTTGTCATGAGGAATAAAGGAGCCAAGCACCTGAGAGTACAGGCCCACAATCTCACCTGGTTCCAGTACTACTGCCTGGATGTGGCAGTGTTTCTGCTGGCTGTGGTGGGACTCTTCATATTCCTCATGGTGAAAACGTGCTGCTTCTGCATCAGAACGTGTGGCAGGAGAACCAGGAGGAAGAATAAAACTGAGTGA